TTACAGATTTCGTGGCATACCTCTAATTTTAGAAAAGCTAGCTGTGTTGGTAAAAACCATCTCCAAGATCGGTTTAAAGAAGCAAAGAAAAGAAAATTTTCAACTAGATGCCTCGCATCAAACTTTCCGACGTGAAAGATTTCTGAATGAAGTAAGATCGTTAAACTTAATCTTTTTTATCGTCTACAGCCTATTCGAAACTGTTCGTGGGATTTTGATTGCAGCTTTTTTCAAACCAGATATTGTTTACGCGTACGAAGTGTATTCAGTGATTCCGGCGTTATTTATAAGCAAGCTCTTTCGTATACCATTTGTTAAACGCTTTCAAGGTGTCTATGCGGCGCATGAATACGAATTAAAAAGTTATAGATACTTTCCCTTCAAAATTGCGTACAGTGTTGCCTCTGATTTGGCAATCATTACTAATGATGGGACTGGGGGGAACAAACTTCTTACACAACTCGGTTTTCCAAGAAATAGAATAATTTTCCTTTTAAATGGAATTGATGAGAGAGTATTATCATTCGAGTGCAAGAACGTACTTAGAGATGATGTATTGAAACGGCATTCACTACCAACTGATTCAAAAATTTTGACAACCTTCAACAGAGCATATCCTGCAAAGAGAGTTGACAGAGCTGTTTATCTCTTGAAATCATTACGCGACAAGGGTATACCAGTATTTCTAATTTGGGCCGGTGCTAATGGACCTCTGGAAGAGCAAATCATCGAATACTCTAAGATGTTAAATGTTCATAATTTTCTCAGGTACCTAGGACCTATTCCATATGAAGAGGTTCTAAAATTATTGTGCATTTCAGACCTAAACTTAATTCTTAATGATGAGGCCAACTTGGGGAACCAGATTTTAGAAGCTGCATGGCTTGGTGTTCCTACTTTGGCTACTGACGATGGTACTAACTCTAGAATAATCGCAACTCCTAATATTGTCTATGTTAAACCAGAGGAGTTTGAAATTCAGGGGCCTATCAAAGCAATTGAAATTCTTGAAAAAAATATTAGTGAGAGACATGTAAGACCTACTACTCTTTATTCTTGGAAGCGGAGAATGGAAGTTGAGATAAAACTTATTGAGAAATTGTTAAGTCGAGGAAGAGCAAGAATGAAATGAAATAAGGTCTTATTTCAGTAAACAAAGGAGGGTTCTGGTTCGTGAAGTTGATCTCTCTCGTTGGTGCACGTCCGCAATTTATCAAAGAAGCCATACTCCACAAAGAATTCTCAAAAGTTGGAATAAAAGAAATCCTTGTCCACTCAGGCCAGCATTACGATTTCAACATGTCAGATATATTTTTTCAAGTGCTTGACATTCGAAAGCCAGATTATTATCTCAATGTTGGTTCAGGAATGCATGGAGAGATGACTGGAAAGATAATGATTGAATTTGAAAAGATCGTTTTGAAAGAAAAGCCAGACATAATAATTGTCTACGGAGACACGAACACAACACTTGCAGGTGCAATAGTTGGGGCAAAACTAAAGATACCAGTAGCGCATGTTGAAGCAGGAATAAGGCAAAAGCCGAAAGATATGCCTGAAGAGATAAACAGAGTGCTGACTGATCATGTTTCAACTTTACTTTTTTGTCCAAGTGTGTTGGCTGTAGAGAACTTGAAAAGAGAAGGGATAAGTGAAGGAGTATATTTTGTGGGTGATGTGATGTACGATTTGTTTTTGGAAATGAAACCATTGTTTAGATACGATATATACAAAAACTTGAACTTAAAAGAAAATGAGTTTATCGTATGCACGTTGCACAGAGATTTCAACACAGATATACCAGAAAGACTAAAAAATATACTACTTCAATTGGTGGAGATATCCAAAAAACTTCCAGTAGTCTTTCCAATACATCCAAGGACGATGAAAAGGATAAAGGAGTTTGGTTTTGAAGGATTAATTGATGATATTTTTGTGACAGAACCAATAGATTATTTAAACATGATGGGTTTGATTGAAAAGAGTAAATGTGTAATAACAGACTCAGGGGGATTACAGAAAGAAGCATATTGGAGTGGTAAAAGATCTATTGTAGTCATGCCAGATACAGGTTGGAGAGAACTTGTTGAGGTAGGATGGAACATATTGAGTGAGCCAGGAGATTTGACAGAAAAGTTTGAATTACTTATGAAACCAACTGATTATCCAGAAAATCTTTATGGGGATGGACAAGCTGGAAGGAAAATTGTTGAATTGATTGTTTGATATAACAGCATCTGATGGAAATTCAAATGACACATAAATACCATGCATAAAAGGTTTACAGGTTATTAAGAAAAACAGTAAGATATTATCTTTTCAAGTTAATCGATCTTTGATTGAACAAAACAAAAGCCCCCTTCAAAAGGGGGCTTTTTCTATTCATATGAATATTGGTCTAAGATTTCATCTTCTACAAGATATAGTTGTATTTTTCTATCTTTTAAAAACGTGAATGGACTTTCACTACTCCATGGTGCATATTCTCCATTTAGCATTGATTTTAATTTATACCTCATCACTGTTTCTAAGTATAATTCAAAAGATCCTTTTTCAGGCTGCCATGTGTTGTATACATAGATAAATAAATACTGTATTGTTTGGTATAGGTCATTCCATGAATCTATTCTGTAGCAGTATTTATTCCAGTACTCTGTGCAGATCTTTTTCAGAAAAGGTTGAAACTTTTCAAAGTACTCTTCAAAAGAGGAGGGTTGACCCCTCCTCCTTTTCATGCCGCCTCTTTTTTCCATAGAGTTTGGTTTAGAAAATCTACTAAGTTATCTATCATGAAATCCAGTACATAATCAAGGACGACATCTGGTATAGGCAGCCTTATGTTGAAATCACTTAGAAAATCAAAGACCATCTGTTTAACTTCTTCTTTCTTTTTCACTCCATCCTTGGGCCTTTCTACAAGAAACACTCCCAAAGCCACAATTCTACCTATGATCTGAAAAACTTCAAAGAAATTCATTTAACCACTTCCTCAGAGTAGGTTGAAGAACTCATTGGAATTTGTTTCTACTATCGCTGCTCTATCTTTTACATAACCAGTTGGTATAGCTCCAAGTGTTATGAGTGCATCCATTGCTTGAGAAACTTGTTGACTTGTTAGATCTTCTTTTGGTGATTGGATGGTTATCCTTCTTCTTTTACCTTCTTGCTGGTTTACAAAATCAAGAAACAGTCTTTTCATTCATCACACCTCCTTACATAACTTGTGTGGTGACTATCAAATAAACTTCTTGAACGGTGTAGTTTGTAAGATCCCCTATAACCTGAGCGATCTGCAAAGCCTTTGAAGGATCAACAGAATCTTCTACATCGATGTTGTTTCTGCGCAAGATAGGACGGCCTGTCTGTGACAGTTCACCTGTGTTGTAAACGATTCTGAGTTGTTTCACCATAACACCTCCTTAAAATTTTGGGAGCACCCGGGTATTTCTCCCAATATATAGTATACGGATGTATATATTTAACAAAATGACCTTGCCTATGAAAACAACGATAAAAGAATCGTTTTTCTAAGATAAACTCTTTATTCAAGCCTATCTTGAAACTTAGTTGAATCTAATGAAAAACAAGATATGATTGTTCTTTATTCATGAGTATTAAAGTGACTGTACCAGTTTAGTTAAAATGGCATGTTATTGAAGATAACAAACGAACCCTTCAACAATTCTCACATTTGACAAAAACATAGATTTTCATGTGATAGAATTTTTTGGAAAGATCTTATGGATTTTCTAATTAGGGGGTAAATATGAAGATTTTGATTATCACCAATTTTGCTCCTACACTTTCTTTTGTGATAAAATCTTACCGATAGTAAGTAGTAACTGTCTGACATGCGTTAGTAATGGCAACTGAGTAAGTTATTTGGTAGAACGAATGATGAGAAGTTAATTTCGAAATATACGGGCTGGAAAAACTATGGAAATCTTTAGTTTAGGTGTGCTTAAGTTTTGGTTTTAAATACAAATTGTTACAAACATTACAAATGACTACGAGGGACTAAGAAATATACTACTTCAATTGACAGAAATATTGAAAAGGCTTCTGGTTGTTTTTACAATACATCCAAGAGTGATGAAAAGAGTGAGGAAATTTACCTTCCAGGAATTGGTTAAAGAGTTTGTTGTATTAGAACCGTTAGATTATTTAATTATGATAGGGTTAATGGAAAAGAGTAAGTTGGGAGTTGCGGAAAGAAGTATATTGGTGTGGTAAAAAATCGATTAGTGAACCGAAGGAGGCTAATAATGTTTCTTCACCTGATAACGGATAGTATATATACTCAGAAATACATTGACTTCGTAGAAAGACAATTTGAAAAGTACAACAACAAATACATTTTTATTCACAGCCATTCGTTAGAGCCTATGAAATACGTTAATAGCAACAAAGTGGAAAGTTTCCGATTATTAAATCCCATAGAATTCAAAAATCTTATCGATGTTTTAAAAAAGTCAGACTATATTTTTATCCATGGTCTTTTTGATATCAAAATCATATCGCTTTTTAATATATTTTCACGTTTTGCAAGAAAAGCTTCTTGGGTCCTTTGGGGCGGCGATCTATATAATTACTGGTTGAATGATAAGCATGGTTTGAAAGCAAGGTTCATAGAATTTTTAAAGAGAAGGTTAATCAAACGATTACACAGTGTAATTTGTTTTCTAGAAGAAGACTATAAATTCTTGAAAGAAAAGTATAAAACAAATGCTGTTTATAAATACGCATTCTATCCAAATCCTGTGGATTTTGAGACTATTGATCAATTGATGGAGGATAACCATGATAATTCTGTTAGAAAGCTCTTGATCGGAAATTCTGCTTCAGAGACGAATAATCACTTTGAAGCTTTTAAAATTATCAAAGAATTAGACATTCAGGACTTTCAAATTATATGTCCACTTTCTTATGGTGATATGGAATATGCAAAAAAGGTCGAAAGATACGGTAGAGAACTCTTTGGAGAACGATTTATTGCTTTGATGGATTATCTTCCGCCTGTAGAGTATGCAAAGATACTCACCAGTGTTGACGTAGCAGTTTTCGCACACCGGAGGCAACAGGCGCTTGGGAACATCCTGGCGTTGCTTTATGCTGGTAAGAAAGTATATGTTAGAAGTGATATATCTACTTGGAAATTCTTGGGTAGACTCGGCATAATTGTATTTGATACAATCAAATTGTTGTCTGGTGAAGATAGAAACTTATTTGAGTATGACGAAAAAATAGGACAGAAAAACAGAGCAATTATTAAAAGAGAGCTTTCAGAAGAAAGATGCGCACAATCATGGAAAAGTATATTTGATGAATTTCAGAAAAATGCTTAACTCGCAGATGGGGGGTAGAGAAAGTGAAAGGCATAATTCTTTCTGGTGGTTCAGGTACAAGGTTGTATCCACTAACAATAGCTTTAAGTAAACAGCTCTTACCTGTGTATGACAAGCCGATGATATACTATCCACTTTCCATACTCATGCTTGCGGGGATCAGAGATATACTAATAATTTCAAATCCGGAATTCATAGAGCTTTACAAAAGATTGCTTGGTGATGGTGGGCATATTGGAATAAATATTCAATACAAAATTCAAGAAAAGCCAAGAGGGATAGCGGAGGCATTTATATTAGGTGAGGAGTTCATTGGAAATGATACGGTGTCGCTTGTCTTGGGTGATAATGTTCTTTTCAGTCAAGGTTTAACGTCCGTACTTCAAAAGTGTGTAAAACTTCAGAATGGAGCAATAATCTTCGCATACCCGGTTAGGAATCCATCCGATTTTGGTGTAGTTGAGTTTGATAAGGATGGAAAAGTCATTAGTTTGGAGGAAAAGCCGAAAAATCCACGTTCAAATTTTGCGGTGCCTGGAGTTTACTTTTACGATAACCAAGTTGTTGAGATAGCCAAATCAGTAAAACCATCAGCACGTGGAGAGTTAGAGATAACGGATGTGAATAGAGAGTATTTAAGAATGGGCAAACTTAGGGTAGAGGCCTTTGGAAGGGGCTTTACTTGGCTTGATACCGGGACTCCGGAAAGTTTGTTAGAAGCTTCAAACTTCGTTGCCACAATTCAGAGGATGCAAGGTTTTTATGTGGCTTGTATAGAGGAGATAGCTTACAGGATGGGATTTATAACAAGAACGCAGCTGTTAGAACTTGGGGAAATGATGAAGAATACAGAATATGGGAGGTATATTCTTGAAATAGCGAGGGGAGAAGAATGATAAACGTTACTAGAAGTATGATGCCGGAATTTGGAGAGTATGTTGAGAAGATAAAAAAGCTTTGGGATACGCGATGGTTAACGAACAACGGTGAGTATTTGGTAGAACTTGAGAAGAGTTTGGAGCAACGTTTTGAAGCTAAGTGTGTTATTGTGTCGAATGGCACACTTGCACTGTTGATAGCGCTTGAGTTGTTTGATTTTCCAATAGGTGCGGAAATAATAACAACACCATTTACATTTGTTGCAACGGCAAGCTCAATAATATGGCAAAGGTACAGACCCGTGTTTGTTGACATTGAACCTGAGACGTTTAATATTGACCCGAAAAAAATAGAGGAAAAAGTAAGTGACAGGACAACAGCAATACTTCCGGTTCATGTGTTCGGGAATCCATGCAATGTTGAAGAAATAGACGGGATAGCACGGAGGAACAATCTGAAGGTAATTTATGATGCCGCACATTGCTTTGATGTGTATTACAAAGGTAAGTCCGTGTATGCTTTCGGCGATGTATCGATAGCCAGTTTCCATGCAACGAAAGTATTTCATACGATAGAAGGTGGGGCGATATTTACAACAAATGAACAACTAGCAGAGCGTGCAAAGATGTTAAGGAATTTTGGGTTCAACAAGGATTTGCAGATAGTGGATAAAGGCATAAATGCGAAGATGAACGAATTCCAAGCAGCGATGGGATTGTTGAATTTGGAAATCGTGGATGAAGAGATAAGAAAACGCAAGGAAAGATACGAAAAATACGTTGAACTGTTGAGAACAGAGAACGTCAACTTTCAAAGATTGAATTCCGGGATAACGAAATACAATTACATATACATGCCGGTGCTATTTGAGAATGAACAAAAACGTGACCTTGTGTACGAGAATTTGAAGGAGAACGGTGTAAACACAAGAAAATATTTTTATCCGTCGTTGAACAGGGTTTTCGGAGATCAGAACTTACCTGTATCGGAAGATGTCTCGAAAAGGATACTTCACCTTCCTTTGTATGGAGATTTAGAATTCGAGGAAATAGATAGAATAGTGGGGACGATAAGAAAAGTGTTGAAGGGGGTATAGAGTATGAAGACATCATTTTATACAGAAGAAGAACTCAAAGAAATAGGTTTTAAATCAGTAGGCAAGAATGTTTTAATAAGCAGGAAAGCATCGATATATGGTGCCGAGAATATTGAAATAGGAGATAATGTGAGAATAGATGATTTTGGCATACTGTCCGGGAGGATAAAACTCGGTAGTTTTATACATATAGCGGCTGGGACATTCTTGTTCGGCGGAGACGCAGGAATAGTAATGGAGGATTTCTCTGGATTATCAAGCAGAGTAGCCGTATATACTCTTAATGAAGACTACGGTGGAGAGTTTTTGACAAATCCAACGGTACCGAGTAAATACAGGAAAGTTACACATGCACCTGTGTTGATAAAAAGACATGCAATTATTGGAACAGGAACAACAATACTGCCTGGTGTAACAATTGGAGAAGGGGCTTCTGTTGGTGCCATGAGCTTGGTAACGAAAGATATACCAGATTGGGTGATAGCGGTTGGTATTCCAGCAAAACCGATAAAGGAGAGAAAGCGAAATCTATTGGAACTTGAAAAGGAATTACTAAGAGAATTGAACAGAGGTGAGTAAGTTGACGGTCCTTGTTACTGGTTGCTGTGGTTTCATAGGGAGTAATTTTGTGTATTACTATCTTGAGAGATATAAAGATCGAAAGATTATAGGGCTTGATAAGTTAACGTATGCGGGGAATCTTGATAATCTTTCAAAACTTTCTGATGATCAAAAGGAGAGGTTTGTGTTCATAAAGAGTGATATAAATAATACCGAGTTAGTTGAACATATATTCCAAACGTACGATATAGATGTTGTTGTAAATTTTGCTGCTGAGAGTCATGTGGATAGGTCTATATATACGCCGAGGGTCTTTTTGGAAACCAACGTACTCGGTGTTCAAAATCTTTTAGATGTTGCAAGGAAGTATTGGAAAAGTGAACAGGGATGGAAGAGTGGTAAAAGGTTCGTCCAGATATCAACAGACGAGGTCTATGGCAGCTTGGGACCAACTGGCAGATTTACCGAGAGCACGCCACTTTCACCGAGAAGTCCGTACTCGGCAAGTAAAGCTGCAGCAGATATGTTGGTATTAGCGTACTATGAAACATATGGTATGCCTGTTAATGTCACCAGGTGTTCCAACAATTATGGACCGTACCAATTTCCAGAAAAATTGATACCGCTAATGATAATAAGTGCAAAGGACCACAAACCGCTGCCCGTATATGGAGATGGAAAGAACGTAAGGGATTGGATCCATGTAAGAGATCATTGCAATGCTATAGATAAAGTGATTCAGCAAGGTAAAGTAGGGGAAATATATAACATTGGTGCGGAAAATGAAAGGGAGAATATATGGATAGTCAAAAAAATAATAGAACTGGTAAGGGAAGAAACAGGTGATGAGGAGATAAACGAAAGCTTGATAAGATATGTGAAAGACAGACCAGGACACGACAGAAGATATGCAATAGATAGTGGCAAAATCAGAAGGGAACTTGGTTGGCAACCAGAAATAGATTTTGAGGAAGGGTTGAAGGATACGGTTAGGTGGTATTTGAGTAATGAATCTTGGTTTGAAAAGATACTTAGTGGTGAATATTCGAATTGGTACGAGAAAAATTACGTTGTCCAGAAGAGAGTTTAGGATAGTTAAATAGATAAACAAAAAGGTGAAAAGGGCAATGAGTAAAGAGCGTTATTTGAAATCTTTTGTTAGTTTTTCTGTAGGTACATGGGCTAATGCACTTTTGTCATTTATTACAACTCCAGTAGTTACCTTTCTTATCTCACCTAAGGAATTCGGAAAGGCAAGTATTTATACTTTAGTATACTCTATCTTACTAATTGTAGTCCGTTTGGGAACAGAGCAGTCTTATGTGCGGTTTTTCTACGAGTTTTCCGAAACCGATCGAAAGAAACTTTTATGGAATTGCATGTGGCCAGGGTTATGGTTGCTTGCTATGATTTCGATTGTGTTGATGTTTTTCTCACGCAACATTTCGAAACTGATTGTAGGTGAGTGCGATAGTAAGATAATTCTTCTTTTGATTTTTTCACTTTTCACGGGTCTTCTGCAAATTTATAACATGTACTCAATCAGGATGAAGCAGATGGGATGGCGGTATTCGTTTATACAAGTATTATTTAATCTTTTTAATTTTGCCGGTGTTCTTTCTTTTTCACTGATCTTCGCCAGGAATTTTTATTCTATTGTTGTTGGGCAAATTGTTGCCAATATTGGTGCGTTTGCAATAGGTGTCGCATTTGAAACGGATTATTGGAAACCTGTTAAGTGGCAAATGGATATTTTGAAAAAGGTTGTTTTGTATGGCATTCCGTTTGTACCAACCTCCTTGTTACTGTGGGTTTTTCAATCTATCGATCGATTAACCCTTCGAGCAATGACGTCTTTCGATGAAGTTGGTCTGTACACCGCGGCTTTCAAGGTTGTCAGCGCAATGAACTTGATCCAGGCTGGTTTTACAACTTTTTGGGTCCCGGTATCATACGAACAGTTTCAGAAAGATCCAGACGACAAGCATTTGTACAAGAAGATGAATGAAATCATTTCAGTCTTGATGTTTTTATTTGCAAGTGTTGTTGTACTTGGTAAGGATGTTATTTTCTTGATTGTTTCAAGAAATTATAGACCCTCGGCATACATTGCACCGTTTCTTGTTCTTGGGCCGGTTATGTATTCTATATCCGAAACAACGGTTTTGGGTATTAATTTTATGAAAAAGACCTACTGGCACTTTGTTATTTCTGTGTTTACAAGTACGACAAATGTGCTGGGAAACATTTTGCTTGTACCACTACTTGGTGCAAAAGGTGCGGCAATTTCAACGGGATTAAGTTATGTGTTGTTCTTTACTTTGAGGACAAAGATAAGCACAAAGTTGTATCCGGTGGATTATGAACTTGGAAAGATTTATGCATCAACGGTTTTGTTGGTATTTCAATGTTATTTTGCGACGATGAATAGGAATTTGTTGTTGAATGTGGTTGTTGGTTTGTTAACGGTTTGTGGTATAGGATTAGTTTATAGAAAAGTGTTGTTGAGAGAATCTAAGGAAGCGATTGTAATGTTGAAGAGGTTTGTTAACGAGAGACGAAGAGGCGTATGAACTTTAAGGTTATAT
The DNA window shown above is from Thermotoga profunda AZM34c06 and carries:
- a CDS encoding glycosyltransferase family 4 protein — its product is MRKRMLLISGIVGPVTGSNQSFRNTVIGYLNSDWQIVHLCFFSRKNRRYQLEDLLGFKNYRFRGIPLILEKLAVLVKTISKIGLKKQRKENFQLDASHQTFRRERFLNEVRSLNLIFFIVYSLFETVRGILIAAFFKPDIVYAYEVYSVIPALFISKLFRIPFVKRFQGVYAAHEYELKSYRYFPFKIAYSVASDLAIITNDGTGGNKLLTQLGFPRNRIIFLLNGIDERVLSFECKNVLRDDVLKRHSLPTDSKILTTFNRAYPAKRVDRAVYLLKSLRDKGIPVFLIWAGANGPLEEQIIEYSKMLNVHNFLRYLGPIPYEEVLKLLCISDLNLILNDEANLGNQILEAAWLGVPTLATDDGTNSRIIATPNIVYVKPEEFEIQGPIKAIEILEKNISERHVRPTTLYSWKRRMEVEIKLIEKLLSRGRARMK
- a CDS encoding DUF2922 domain-containing protein; this encodes MKRLFLDFVNQQEGKRRRITIQSPKEDLTSQQVSQAMDALITLGAIPTGYVKDRAAIVETNSNEFFNLL
- a CDS encoding DegT/DnrJ/EryC1/StrS family aminotransferase — its product is MINVTRSMMPEFGEYVEKIKKLWDTRWLTNNGEYLVELEKSLEQRFEAKCVIVSNGTLALLIALELFDFPIGAEIITTPFTFVATASSIIWQRYRPVFVDIEPETFNIDPKKIEEKVSDRTTAILPVHVFGNPCNVEEIDGIARRNNLKVIYDAAHCFDVYYKGKSVYAFGDVSIASFHATKVFHTIEGGAIFTTNEQLAERAKMLRNFGFNKDLQIVDKGINAKMNEFQAAMGLLNLEIVDEEIRKRKERYEKYVELLRTENVNFQRLNSGITKYNYIYMPVLFENEQKRDLVYENLKENGVNTRKYFYPSLNRVFGDQNLPVSEDVSKRILHLPLYGDLEFEEIDRIVGTIRKVLKGV
- the rfbA gene encoding glucose-1-phosphate thymidylyltransferase RfbA yields the protein MKGIILSGGSGTRLYPLTIALSKQLLPVYDKPMIYYPLSILMLAGIRDILIISNPEFIELYKRLLGDGGHIGINIQYKIQEKPRGIAEAFILGEEFIGNDTVSLVLGDNVLFSQGLTSVLQKCVKLQNGAIIFAYPVRNPSDFGVVEFDKDGKVISLEEKPKNPRSNFAVPGVYFYDNQVVEIAKSVKPSARGELEITDVNREYLRMGKLRVEAFGRGFTWLDTGTPESLLEASNFVATIQRMQGFYVACIEEIAYRMGFITRTQLLELGEMMKNTEYGRYILEIARGEE
- a CDS encoding lipopolysaccharide biosynthesis protein, which encodes MKRAMSKERYLKSFVSFSVGTWANALLSFITTPVVTFLISPKEFGKASIYTLVYSILLIVVRLGTEQSYVRFFYEFSETDRKKLLWNCMWPGLWLLAMISIVLMFFSRNISKLIVGECDSKIILLLIFSLFTGLLQIYNMYSIRMKQMGWRYSFIQVLFNLFNFAGVLSFSLIFARNFYSIVVGQIVANIGAFAIGVAFETDYWKPVKWQMDILKKVVLYGIPFVPTSLLLWVFQSIDRLTLRAMTSFDEVGLYTAAFKVVSAMNLIQAGFTTFWVPVSYEQFQKDPDDKHLYKKMNEIISVLMFLFASVVVLGKDVIFLIVSRNYRPSAYIAPFLVLGPVMYSISETTVLGINFMKKTYWHFVISVFTSTTNVLGNILLVPLLGAKGAAISTGLSYVLFFTLRTKISTKLYPVDYELGKIYASTVLLVFQCYFATMNRNLLLNVVVGLLTVCGIGLVYRKVLLRESKEAIVMLKRFVNERRRGV
- a CDS encoding DUF1659 domain-containing protein — encoded protein: MKQLRIVYNTGELSQTGRPILRRNNIDVEDSVDPSKALQIAQVIGDLTNYTVQEVYLIVTTQVM
- the wecB gene encoding non-hydrolyzing UDP-N-acetylglucosamine 2-epimerase; amino-acid sequence: MKLISLVGARPQFIKEAILHKEFSKVGIKEILVHSGQHYDFNMSDIFFQVLDIRKPDYYLNVGSGMHGEMTGKIMIEFEKIVLKEKPDIIIVYGDTNTTLAGAIVGAKLKIPVAHVEAGIRQKPKDMPEEINRVLTDHVSTLLFCPSVLAVENLKREGISEGVYFVGDVMYDLFLEMKPLFRYDIYKNLNLKENEFIVCTLHRDFNTDIPERLKNILLQLVEISKKLPVVFPIHPRTMKRIKEFGFEGLIDDIFVTEPIDYLNMMGLIEKSKCVITDSGGLQKEAYWSGKRSIVVMPDTGWRELVEVGWNILSEPGDLTEKFELLMKPTDYPENLYGDGQAGRKIVELIV
- the rfbB gene encoding dTDP-glucose 4,6-dehydratase yields the protein MTVLVTGCCGFIGSNFVYYYLERYKDRKIIGLDKLTYAGNLDNLSKLSDDQKERFVFIKSDINNTELVEHIFQTYDIDVVVNFAAESHVDRSIYTPRVFLETNVLGVQNLLDVARKYWKSEQGWKSGKRFVQISTDEVYGSLGPTGRFTESTPLSPRSPYSASKAAADMLVLAYYETYGMPVNVTRCSNNYGPYQFPEKLIPLMIISAKDHKPLPVYGDGKNVRDWIHVRDHCNAIDKVIQQGKVGEIYNIGAENERENIWIVKKIIELVREETGDEEINESLIRYVKDRPGHDRRYAIDSGKIRRELGWQPEIDFEEGLKDTVRWYLSNESWFEKILSGEYSNWYEKNYVVQKRV
- a CDS encoding TDP-N-acetylfucosamine:lipid II N-acetylfucosaminyltransferase, translating into MKYVNSNKVESFRLLNPIEFKNLIDVLKKSDYIFIHGLFDIKIISLFNIFSRFARKASWVLWGGDLYNYWLNDKHGLKARFIEFLKRRLIKRLHSVICFLEEDYKFLKEKYKTNAVYKYAFYPNPVDFETIDQLMEDNHDNSVRKLLIGNSASETNNHFEAFKIIKELDIQDFQIICPLSYGDMEYAKKVERYGRELFGERFIALMDYLPPVEYAKILTSVDVAVFAHRRQQALGNILALLYAGKKVYVRSDISTWKFLGRLGIIVFDTIKLLSGEDRNLFEYDEKIGQKNRAIIKRELSEERCAQSWKSIFDEFQKNA
- a CDS encoding acyltransferase — protein: MKTSFYTEEELKEIGFKSVGKNVLISRKASIYGAENIEIGDNVRIDDFGILSGRIKLGSFIHIAAGTFLFGGDAGIVMEDFSGLSSRVAVYTLNEDYGGEFLTNPTVPSKYRKVTHAPVLIKRHAIIGTGTTILPGVTIGEGASVGAMSLVTKDIPDWVIAVGIPAKPIKERKRNLLELEKELLRELNRGE